One segment of Triticum aestivum cultivar Chinese Spring chromosome 2A, IWGSC CS RefSeq v2.1, whole genome shotgun sequence DNA contains the following:
- the LOC123185778 gene encoding metallothiol transferase FosB — translation MDLPAQEQQPEPEPALPLVRLNHVAFSCTSVEDSVDFYRRVLGFQLIQRPASLDFGGAWMHRYGMGIHLLQRSAGCDAPPRSPAINPKGNHISFQCSDMALTKARLRDMNLEVVTTRVRDGETTVEQLFFHAPDGNVIEICNCEDLPVVPLAPPACLAKHTV, via the exons ATGGACCTCCCTGCTCAGGAGCAGCAGCCTGAGCCTGAACCCGCCCTGCCGCTCGTCCGCCTGAACCACGTCGCCTTCTCGTGCACGTCCGTCGAGGACTCCGTCGACTTCTACCGACGCGTGCTCGGCTTCCAGCTGATCCAACGCCCGGCGTCCCTGGACTTCGGGGGAGCATG GATGCATAGATACGGCATGGGCATACACCTGCTGCAGCGGAGCGCCGGCTGCGACGCGCctccgagatcgccggcgatcAACCCGAAGGGCAACCACATATCCTTTCAG TGCTCGGACATGGCGCTGACGAAGGCGAGGCTGCGCgatatgaacctggaggtggtcaCCACGAGGGTGCGGGACGGCGAGACGACGGTGGAGCAGCTCTTCTTCCACGCCCCGGACGGGAACGTGATCGAGATCTGCAACTGCGAGGACCTTCCCGTGGTGCCCCTTGCTCCACCTGCTTGCCTTGCCAAGCACACGGTGTAG
- the LOC123189930 gene encoding NAD(P)H-quinone oxidoreductase subunit M, chloroplastic, with translation MATAAASSFLSPAAKFALQSRCPGAKTAPRSVRFPPVRAQQEVKEEEPAATVPPLQEEQATAAAAAAKGPAQSLPRQPRAESKNMGREYGSQWLSCTTRHVRIYAAYIDPETNAFDQTQTDKLTLMLDPTEEFVWTDETCQMVYKEFQNLVDHYEGAPLSEYTLRLIGSDLEHYIRKLLYDGEIKYNMRSRVLNFSMGKPRVKFNSSQIPDVK, from the exons ATGGCGACCGCGGCGGCCTCGTCGTTCCTCTCCCCGGCGGCAAAGTTCGCGCTCCAGAGCCGGTGCCCAGGCGCCAAAACTGCGCCACGTAGCGTCCGGTTCCCCCCGGTGCGAGCCCAGCAGGAGGTGAAAGAGGAGGAGCCCGCGGCGACCGTGCCCCCGCTGCAGgaggagcaggcgacggcggcggcggcggcggcgaagggcccCGCGCAGTCGCTCCCGCGGCAGCCGCGGGCGGAGAGCAAGAACATGGGGCGGGAGTACGGCAGCCAGTGGCTGAGCTGCACGACGCGGCACGTGCGCATCTACGCCGCGTACATCGACCCGGAGACCAACGCGTTCGACCAGACGCAGACGGACAAGCTCACGCTCATGCTCGACCCCACCGAGGAGTTCGTCTGGACCGACGAGACATGCCAGATGGTCTACAAGGAGTTCCAGAACCTCGTCGACCACTACGAG GGAGCTCCACTGTCAGAGTACACGCTTCGTCTCATCGGCTCAGATCTTGAGCACTACATCCGCAAGCTGCTCTATGACGGGGAGATCAAGTACAACATGAGGTCCAGAGTGCTCAACTTCAGCATGGGCAAACCCCGCGTCAAATTCAACAGCAGCCAGATACCAGATGTAAAATAG